Proteins from a single region of Ananas comosus cultivar F153 linkage group 3, ASM154086v1, whole genome shotgun sequence:
- the LOC109707893 gene encoding uncharacterized protein LOC109707893 (The sequence of the model RefSeq protein was modified relative to this genomic sequence to represent the inferred CDS: added 58 bases not found in genome assembly) codes for MLVSPSPLRFAVSRTLPNPPHHGRRSQSPSIAPMLRRERPRKLRAAAAALITDPDDFEVGRFVGSYGFMNITSYSSFRSGGFLNSGALQELVPGYSPEEIERLRVQDVGEGQVKIRLYEGRVVQGPLKGTRVIFKVYPGQRAGGTEADMMAANELSAHASLQSDSKNICQNIQFLLGAFETKTGEQWLIFRNDGKYSAADYAKIASEDVSKDLLQKDQKFWNPFDKGQKVKRRRFFVLKLLNGAMNGLAYLHDHDRLHQSLGPSSVVLNTVVEKDATYLIPRLRDLAFSVDIGLSSIGKGALSEGLWRRASAAGAFTPLEKRAFGIADDIYEAGLLFAYLAFVPFCEMGIMDSISLQRLLESTFQLDLDAAREYCLADDRLVEAVNFLDLGDGAGWELLKAMLNPDYRQRPIAEAVLNHRFMTGAVL; via the exons CCCACCATGGACGCCGCTCCCAATCTCCGTCGATAGCTCCGATGCTCCGCCGTGAACGGCCGCGGAAGCTtcgcgccgccgcagccgctttGATAACCGACCCGGACGATTTCGAGGTCGGAAGGTTCGTTGGGAGCTACGGGTTCATGAACATCACGAG CTACTCATCATTTCGATCGGGAGGATTCTTGAATAGCGGTGCATTGCAAGAACTCGTTCCTGGGTATTCTCCGGAAGAGATTGAGCGTCTACGGGTCCAGGATGTTGGAGAGGGACAAGTGAAGATCAG GCTTTATGAGGGAAGAGTAGTCCAGGGTCCGCTTAAAGGAACACGAGTTATATTTAAG GTATATCCGGGACAACGTGCTGGTGGTACTGAAGCTGATATGATGGCAGCCAACGAGCTAAGTGCTCATGCTTCTCTTCAA AGTGACTCCAAGAACATTTGTCAGAATATCCAATTTCTGTTAGGAGCTTTTGAGACAAAAACAGGGGAGCAG TGGCTTATTTTTCGCAATGATGGAAAGTATAGTGCCGCAGACTACGCTAAGATAGCAAGTGAAGATGTTTCGAAGGACCTTTTGCAAAAAGACCAGAAATTCTGGAATCCATTTGATAAGGGGCAAAAAGTAAAACGCAGAAGATTTTTTGTTCTCAAACTGCTTAATGGTGCTATGAACGGCCTTGCCTACTTGCATGACCATGATAGACTACACCAGAGTCTCGGCCCTTCTTCTGTTGTTCTCAA TACGGTAGTGGAGAAAGACGCAACTTATCTCATTCCACGACTCCGTGACTTGGCATTTTCAGTTGATATTGG GCTTTCTTCTATAGGAAAAGGAGCATTGTCGGAAGGACTATGGCGACGGGCTTCGGCTGCTGGGGCCTTCACTCCGTTGGAAAAGCGAGCTTTTGGGATAGCTGATGACAT ATATGAAGCAGGGCTTCTTTTTGCTTACTTAGCATTTGTTCCATTTTGTGAAATGGGCATCATGGATAGCATTTCTTTGCAA AGGCTTCTTGAGAGCACTTTTCAGCTTGATCTTGATGCTGCAAGAGA ATATTGCCTAGCTGATGACCGTTTAGTTGAAGCTGTCAATTTTCTGGATCTAGGTGATGGTGCCGGTTGGGAATTGCTTAAg GCAATGTTGAACCCTGATTACCGTCAACGCCCGATTGCCGAGGCAGTACTGAACCATCGGTTTATGACAGGAGCTGTTCTATGA
- the LOC109707537 gene encoding alpha,alpha-trehalose-phosphate synthase [UDP-forming] 5-like — translation MVSRSYSNLLDLVSGESPTLGRCAKRLPRVNTVAGVISDLDEENLGSISSDAPSSLSQERVIVVGNQLPLRAHRRPDGTGWNFSWDADSLILQLKDGLGDDTEVIYIGCLREEIEPREQDDVSQTLLEIFKCVPTFLPSDLFSKFYHGFCKQHLWPLFHYMLPLSPDLGGRFDRSLWQAYVSVNKIFADKVMEVISPDDDFVWVHDYHLMVLPTFLRKRFNRVKLGFFLHSPFPSSEIYRTLPVRDELLRALLNADLIGFHTFDYARHFLSCCSRMLGLAYQSKRGYIGIEYYGRTVGIKILPVGIHMGQLEQVLNFPETESRVKELRDRFKDQVVLLGVDDMDIFKGISLKLLAMEHLLMQHSEWRGKAVLVQIANPARGRGKDVQEVQIEIHFTAKRINETFGRPGYEPVVLIDNPLQFYERIAYYAIAECCLVTAVRDGMNLIPYKYIICRQGNEKLDDILQLDPSIPKKSMLVVSEFVGCSPSLSGAIRVNPWNIESVAEAMVSALEMKDPEKQLRHEKHFRYVSTHDVGYWANSFIQDLERACRDHNRRRCWGIGFGLGFRVIALDPNFKKLSVEHIVSAYKRTKNRAILLDYDGTIMPQTSINKKPTSEAIDILNSLCKDPKNIVFLLSGRDKETLSIWFSSCDKLVIAAEHGYFIRQNNDAEWETCVPVADFAWKQIAEPVMQLYTETTDGSAIEAKESALVWHYQYADPDFGSCQAKELLDHLESVLSNEPVSVKSGQHIVEVKPQGVTKGLVAERLLSNMQQRGLRADFVLCIGDDRSDEDMFEFINGTISGPALSPVAELFACTVGQKPSKAKYYLEDTTEIVRMLQGLASVSDHTAQASASQSST, via the exons ATGGTTTCGAGGTCTTATTCGAACCTTTTGGACCTCGTGTCTGGCGAATCGCCAACATTGGGCCGCTGCGCAAAAAGGCTACCGAGAGTGAATACAGTGGCTGGCGTCATCTCTGATCTAGATGAGGAAAACCTGGGCAGCATCAGTTCTGATGCCCCATCCTCCCTCTCTCAAGAGCGGGTGATCGTTGTCGGAAATCAGCTTCCCCTTCGGGCCCACCGAAGGCCCGACGGCACTGGTTGGAACTTCAGTTGGGATGCGGATTCACTAATATTGCAATTAAAAGATGGTCTTGGGGATGATACCGAAGTAATCTATATCGGTTGCTTGAGAGAAGAGATAGAGCCAAGAGAACAAGATGATGTTTCCCAAACCCTGCTGGAGATTTTCAAATGTGTTCCCACTTTCCTTCCGTCCGACCTTTTCTCTAAATTCTATCATGGTTTTTGTAAGCAACATCTATGGCCTTTGTTCCACTACATGCTCCCCCTTTCCCCCGACTTGGGCGGGCGGTTCGATCGATCCCTCTGGCAAGCTTATGTCTCGGTGAATAAGATATTCGCAGATAAGGTTATGGAGGTGATAAGCCCGGACGATGATTTCGTTTGGGTCCATGATTACCATTTAATGGTCTTGCCCACATTTTTAAGGAAAAGATTTAATAGAGTGAAACTCGGGTTCTTTCTCCATAGCCCATTTCCTTCTTCCGAGATTTATCGAACACTTCCTGTTAGAGATGAACTCCTTAGAGCTCTTTTGAATGCCGATCTTATTGGTTTCCATACTTTTGATTATGCAAGGCATTTTCTTTCATGCTGTAGTAGGATGCTCGGCCTTGCTTATCAATCAAAAAGGGGTTATATAGGGATTGAGTATTACGGTCGTACTGTTGGTATCAAAATTCTACCTGTTGGGATTCACATGGGACAGTTAGAACAGGTTTTGAATTTTCCTGAGACCGAATCTCGAGTTAAAGAGCTTAGAGATCGGTTCAAGGATCAGGTTGTGTTACTTGGAGTGGATGATATGGATATATTTAAAGGAATAAGCTTAAAGCTTCTCGCCATGGAGCATTTACTTATGCAACACTCTGAATGGAGGGGAAAGGCGGTTTTGGTTCAGATTGCTAACCCAGCCCGAGGCAGAGGGAAAGATGTGCAAGAGGTGCAAATTGAGATTCATTTCACGGCTAAAAGAATAAATGAGACATTTGGAAGGCCGGGTTATGAGCCGGTTGTACTAATCGATAACCCACTTCAGTTCTACGAGAGAATCGCTTATTACGCGATTGCCGAATGTTGTCTTGTTACTGCAGTGAGGGATGGAATGAACCTAATACCTTACAAGTACATAATTTGCCGCCAAGGAAATGAGAAATTGGATGACATTTTGCAATTAGACCCTTCCATTCCAAAAAAGAGCATGTTGGTTGTATCCGAATTCGTCGGTTGTTCTCCGTCACTAAGTGGGGCGATTCGTGTCAATCCATGGAACATCGAGTCAGTGGCTGAGGCCATGGTATCTGCTTTAGAAATGAAAGACCCTGAGAAGCAGTTACGCCATGAGAAGCACTTTCGGTATGTGAGTACTCACGATGTTGGGTATTGGGCGAATAGCTTCATTCAAGACTTGGAGAGGGCTTGCAGGGACCACAATAGGAGGAGGTGTTGGGGGATTGGGTTtggattagggtttagggttatagcCCTCGATCCAAATTTCAAGAAGCTATCTGTTGAGCATATAGTTTCCGCTTACAAGAGGACCAAGAACCGCGCTATCCTGTTAGATTACGATGGCACTATTATGCCTCAGACATCTATAAACAAAAAACCAACATCTGAGGCTATTGATATCTTGAATAGTTTGTGCAAGGATCCAAAGAACATTGTATTTCTTCTAAGTGGGAGAGATAAAGAGACACTGAGCATCTGGTTTTCCTCCTGCGATAAGCTGGTAATTGCCGCAGAGCACGGCTACTTTATAAG GCAAAACAATGACGCAGAATGGGAAACATGTGTGCCTGTGGCTGACTTCGCTTGGAAGCAGATTGCTGAGCCGGTTATGCAGCTGTACACGGAAACAACTGATGGTTCCGCTATAGAGGCTAAAGAAAGCGCGCTTGTTTGGCATTATCAGTATGCTGACCCAGACTTTGGATCATGCCAGGCTAAAGAACTCCTAGATCATTTGGAGAGTGTTCTTTCTAATGAACCTGTTTCCGTAAAGAGCGGCCAACATATTGTAGAAGTTAAACCGCAG GGTGTCACTAAAGGCCTGGTGGCGGAACGACTTCTCTCCAACATGCAGCAGAGGGGGTTGCGAGCGGATTTTGTTCTTTGTATTGGCGATGATAGGTCCGATGAGGATATGTTCGAGTTCATCAACGGCACGATCTCGGGGCCTGCCTTGTCTCCTGTGGCAGAACTATTCGCTTGCACAGTTGGTCAGAAGCCGAGCAAAGCAAAGTACTATTTGGAGGATACTACGGAGATTGTGAGAATGCTACAGGGCCTTGCTTCGGTTTCGGACCACACGGCTCAGGCTTCTGCTTCTCAAAGTTCCACCTGA
- the LOC109708147 gene encoding S-norcoclaurine synthase-like has product MKGSVCHELDTDLPVDELWAVYGTLRLVQLAAELLPNIVQKVSTVHGDGEVGTVIQVNFVPGIPGPPYQKEEFVKVDNENRVKEAKVIEAGFLLFGFQSYLMRFEIVKKDNDSSVIRSTVEYEIDDEHASNASLVTTDLVATIAQVIAKYLKDQKSSPPSS; this is encoded by the exons atgaAGGGAAGCGTTTGCCATGAACTCGACACCGACCTCCCCGTCGACGAGCTGTGGGCGGTCTACGGCACGCTCCGCCTCGTCCAGCTGGCCGCAGAGTTGCTCCCGAACATCGTGCAAAAGGTCAGTACCGTCCACGGCGACGGCGAGGTTGGCACTGTGATTCAGGTCAACTTTGTTCCCG GAATTCCCGGCCCACCGTACCAGAAAGAGGAGTTTGTAAAGGTCGACAACGAAAACCGCGTGAAGGAAGCGAAGGTGATTGAAGCCGGGTTCCTGCTGTTTGGATTTCAATCCTACTTGATGCGCTTTGAGATCGTCAAAAAGGACAACGACTCTTCCGTCATAAGGTCGACGGTCGAGTACGAGATCGACGACGAGCACGCAAGCAATGCTTCTCTCGTCACCACCGACCTCGTAGCTACGATTGCACAAGTCATCGCGAAGTACCTCAAAGATCAGAAGAGTTCTCCACCGAGCTCTTAA
- the LOC109708130 gene encoding histone acetyltransferase MCC1 isoform X2 gives MLDRSSAHRPSIVYRPIRPSDIEILEQIHVNLFPIRYEREFFLNVVNSHGIVSWGAVDISRPNGESDELIGFVTTRIIAAKDSEIEDLVRYNSPRKDLTLVYILTLGVVDEYRNLGIATSLVQEVIKYATSISNCRAVYLHVISYNQPAINFYKKMLFKLVRRLPKFYYIRGQHYDSYLFVYYVNGGRSPCSPLEIVVAFAVYFRGFLKKVLAKIWKHEEKNIPRWSRCKEASTLLVTQNKRILGGGDTTCQCV, from the exons ATGTTAGACCGTAGTTCTGCACACCGCCCATCCATAGTATATAGGCCAATTCGACCCTCTGATATTGAAATTCTTGAGCAGATTCATGTTAACTTATTCCCAATAAG GTATGAGAGAGAATTCTTCTTGAACGTTGTCAATAGCCATGGAATTGTCTCGTGGGGTGCTGTTGATATCAGCAGGCCAAATGGTGAAAGTGATGAGCTTATTGGATTTGTCACTACAAGAATAATCGCAGCAAAAGATAGTGAG ATTGAAGATTTGGTTAGGTACAATAGCCCAAGGAAAGATCTAACACTTGTTTATATCTTAACTCTTGGTGTAGTAGACGAGTACAGAAACCTGGGGATTG CTACTTCGCTTGTTCAAGAGGTAATAAAATATGCTACAAGTATATCAAATTGCAGAGCAGTGTACTTGCATGTCATTTCTTACAATCAGCCTGCCATCAATTTCTACAAGAAGATGTTATTTAAGCTTGTAAGAAGGCtgccaaaattttactatattagAGGCCAGCATTATGACTCGTACTTGTTTGTGTACTATGTTAATGGTGGTCGGTCGCCTTGCTCACCACT GGAAATTGTGGTTGCATTTGCGGTATACTTCAGGGGATTCTTAAAGAAGGTGCTTGCAAAGATATGGAAACATGAGGAGAAAAATATCCCTAGATGGTCCAGATGTAAAGAAGCAAGCACTCTTTTAGTAACCCAGAACAAGAGGATACTTGGTGGTGGAGATACTACTTGTCAGTGTGTTTAA
- the LOC109708130 gene encoding histone acetyltransferase MCC1 isoform X1: MLDRSSAHRPSIVYRPIRPSDIEILEQIHVNLFPISSLDIHRYEREFFLNVVNSHGIVSWGAVDISRPNGESDELIGFVTTRIIAAKDSEIEDLVRYNSPRKDLTLVYILTLGVVDEYRNLGIATSLVQEVIKYATSISNCRAVYLHVISYNQPAINFYKKMLFKLVRRLPKFYYIRGQHYDSYLFVYYVNGGRSPCSPLEIVVAFAVYFRGFLKKVLAKIWKHEEKNIPRWSRCKEASTLLVTQNKRILGGGDTTCQCV; this comes from the exons ATGTTAGACCGTAGTTCTGCACACCGCCCATCCATAGTATATAGGCCAATTCGACCCTCTGATATTGAAATTCTTGAGCAGATTCATGTTAACTTATTCCCAATAAG TTCTCTGGATATTCATAGGTATGAGAGAGAATTCTTCTTGAACGTTGTCAATAGCCATGGAATTGTCTCGTGGGGTGCTGTTGATATCAGCAGGCCAAATGGTGAAAGTGATGAGCTTATTGGATTTGTCACTACAAGAATAATCGCAGCAAAAGATAGTGAG ATTGAAGATTTGGTTAGGTACAATAGCCCAAGGAAAGATCTAACACTTGTTTATATCTTAACTCTTGGTGTAGTAGACGAGTACAGAAACCTGGGGATTG CTACTTCGCTTGTTCAAGAGGTAATAAAATATGCTACAAGTATATCAAATTGCAGAGCAGTGTACTTGCATGTCATTTCTTACAATCAGCCTGCCATCAATTTCTACAAGAAGATGTTATTTAAGCTTGTAAGAAGGCtgccaaaattttactatattagAGGCCAGCATTATGACTCGTACTTGTTTGTGTACTATGTTAATGGTGGTCGGTCGCCTTGCTCACCACT GGAAATTGTGGTTGCATTTGCGGTATACTTCAGGGGATTCTTAAAGAAGGTGCTTGCAAAGATATGGAAACATGAGGAGAAAAATATCCCTAGATGGTCCAGATGTAAAGAAGCAAGCACTCTTTTAGTAACCCAGAACAAGAGGATACTTGGTGGTGGAGATACTACTTGTCAGTGTGTTTAA